One genomic region from Geotrypetes seraphini chromosome 17, aGeoSer1.1, whole genome shotgun sequence encodes:
- the LOC117351329 gene encoding three prime repair exonuclease 2-like: protein MYSKHDLQPTRFQTYVFMDLEATGLQFSQPRIAELCLIAVSRHALENTEYSNSFLPVPLFPRVVDKLSLCLNPQKPFTPVASKITGLSNDLLHTNRRQGFNIHVIHILEAFLKRQSAPVCFVAHNGYGYDFPLLKAELNGIGFSVFNDVYCVDTLAAMKALDKVNNHLYQFAGLQSNSGRKTYSLEGLYLKFFKEYPPDSHTAEGDTIALIAVFQWRAKDLIKWTDLNAKQFDEIKTMYKEQTKLDSPAKAFWDITPTQSSVLPEARVSTSGTYRFYNENSRSLNNRDLDGEELCSVPLNQSTNNHFTVIHFITLVVVVLIVLKYILEYKPIRI, encoded by the coding sequence ATGTATTCAAAACATGATCTCCAACCGACACGCTTTCAAACATATGTGTTCATGGACTTGGAAGCAACTGGTCTTCAGTTTTCACAGCCCCGAATTGCAGAGCTTTGCCTCATCGCAGTGAGCAGACATGCACTGGAAAACACAGAATACAGCAACTCCTTTCTACCAGTTCCGCTTTTCCCTCGTGTCGTGGACAAACTCAGCCTCTGCCTGAACCCGCAAAAGCCTTTCACGCCAGTGGCGAGTAAGATCACAGGGTTGAGCAATGACCTACTGCATACTAACAGAAGACAGGGTTTCAACATCCACGTCATTCATATACTTGAAGCTTTCCTCAAACGACAGTCAGCACCCGTATGTTTTGTTGCTCACAATGGGTATGGCTATGACTTTCCACTCCTGAAAGCCGAGCTGAATGGAATAGGTTTCTCAGTATTCAATGATGTGTACTGCGTCGATACTTTGGCTGCAATGAAGGCCTTAGACAAAGTCAACAATCATCTTTATCAGTTTGCAGGCTTACAGAGCAACTCGGGTAGAAAGACGTACAGTCTTGAAGGCttgtatttaaagttctttaaagaGTACCCACCAGATTCTCACACTGCAGAAGGAGATACCATCGCCCTGATAGCTGTCTTCCAGTGGAGAGCCAAAGACCTAATCAAATGGACGGATTTAAACGCAAAGCAATTTGATGAAATTAAAACCATGTATAAAGAGCAAACAAAACTGGATTCTCCAGCTAAAGCATTTTGGGACATTACACCAACACAGTCTTCAGTCTTACCTGAAGCTAGAGTATCTACATCTGGAACTTACAGATTTTACAATGAAAATAGTAGGAGTCTGAACAACAGAGATTTGGATGGAGAGGAGCTCTGTTCCGTACCTCTGAATCAGTCAACAAACAATCACTTTACTGTTATTCATTTCATTActcttgttgttgttgttctaaTAGTACTaaagtatatactcgaatataagccaatCCGAATATAA